In Carassius carassius chromosome 46, fCarCar2.1, whole genome shotgun sequence, the following proteins share a genomic window:
- the LOC132129414 gene encoding regulator of G-protein signaling 17-like isoform X2 — translation MCFRKRNGYRPPDHFNAKIYTGPVPADRESPMTRSEPSPSRAQHPSPTQKPNTCCFCWCCCCSCSWSEDDKREQRKAQETRLEPFPCEPCPKPTIEDIKQWAQSFDKLMKNPAGRNKFREFLRTEYSEENMLFWLACEDLKNEINKSAIEEKTRLIYEDYISILSPKEVSLDSRVREVINRRLQDPTPHIFEDAQLQIYTLMHRDSYPRFLNSSVYRSLVQGGSRSSSES, via the exons ATGTGCTTCAGAAAACGAAACGGCTACCGCCCTCCAGATCATTTTAATGCCAAAATT TACACAGGCCCTGTCCCGGCAGACCGCGAGTCTCCAATGACGCGGAGCGAGCCGTCCCCCAGTCGTGCCCAGCATCCCTCGCCCACACAGAAACCCAACACCTGCTGCTTCTGCTGGTGCTGCTGCTGTAGCTGCTCATG GAGTGAAGATGACAAGCGCGAGCAGAGGAAAGCCCAGGAGACAAGGCTGGAGCCCTTTCCATGTGAACCTTG ccCCAAACCGACGATAGAAGATATTAAACAGTGGGCGCAGTCTTTCGATAAGCTGATGAAGAACCCAGCAGGACGGAACAAGTTCCGTGAGTTCCTGCGGACGGAGTACAGTGAGGAGAACATGCTCTTCTGGCTGGCCTGCGAGGACCTGAAGAATGAGATCAACAAGAGTGCCATCGAGGAGAAGACTCGTTTGATCTATGAAGACTACATCTCCATCCTCTCGCCCAAAGAG GTGAGTCTGGACTCTCGTGTAAGGGAAGTGATCAACAGGAGGTTGCAGGATCCCACCCCTCACATATTTGAGGACGCACAGCTGCAGATCTACACTCTCATGCACAGAGACTCTTACCCACGATTCCTCAACTCCTCTGTCTACAGATCACTGGTGCAGGGGGGCTCACGCTCCTCATCCGAGTCATAG
- the LOC132129414 gene encoding regulator of G-protein signaling 20-like isoform X3, which yields MMDILYTGPVPADRESPMTRSEPSPSRAQHPSPTQKPNTCCFCWCCCCSCSCLTVRSEDDKREQRKAQETRLEPFPCEPCPKPTIEDIKQWAQSFDKLMKNPAGRNKFREFLRTEYSEENMLFWLACEDLKNEINKSAIEEKTRLIYEDYISILSPKEVSLDSRVREVINRRLQDPTPHIFEDAQLQIYTLMHRDSYPRFLNSSVYRSLVQGGSRSSSES from the exons ATGATGGACATTCTG TACACAGGCCCTGTCCCGGCAGACCGCGAGTCTCCAATGACGCGGAGCGAGCCGTCCCCCAGTCGTGCCCAGCATCCCTCGCCCACACAGAAACCCAACACCTGCTGCTTCTGCTGGTGCTGCTGCTGTAGCTGCTCATG TCTCACTGTTAGGAGTGAAGATGACAAGCGCGAGCAGAGGAAAGCCCAGGAGACAAGGCTGGAGCCCTTTCCATGTGAACCTTG ccCCAAACCGACGATAGAAGATATTAAACAGTGGGCGCAGTCTTTCGATAAGCTGATGAAGAACCCAGCAGGACGGAACAAGTTCCGTGAGTTCCTGCGGACGGAGTACAGTGAGGAGAACATGCTCTTCTGGCTGGCCTGCGAGGACCTGAAGAATGAGATCAACAAGAGTGCCATCGAGGAGAAGACTCGTTTGATCTATGAAGACTACATCTCCATCCTCTCGCCCAAAGAG GTGAGTCTGGACTCTCGTGTAAGGGAAGTGATCAACAGGAGGTTGCAGGATCCCACCCCTCACATATTTGAGGACGCACAGCTGCAGATCTACACTCTCATGCACAGAGACTCTTACCCACGATTCCTCAACTCCTCTGTCTACAGATCACTGGTGCAGGGGGGCTCACGCTCCTCATCCGAGTCATAG
- the LOC132129414 gene encoding regulator of G-protein signaling 20-like isoform X1, with protein MCFRKRNGYRPPDHFNAKIYTGPVPADRESPMTRSEPSPSRAQHPSPTQKPNTCCFCWCCCCSCSCLTVRSEDDKREQRKAQETRLEPFPCEPCPKPTIEDIKQWAQSFDKLMKNPAGRNKFREFLRTEYSEENMLFWLACEDLKNEINKSAIEEKTRLIYEDYISILSPKEVSLDSRVREVINRRLQDPTPHIFEDAQLQIYTLMHRDSYPRFLNSSVYRSLVQGGSRSSSES; from the exons ATGTGCTTCAGAAAACGAAACGGCTACCGCCCTCCAGATCATTTTAATGCCAAAATT TACACAGGCCCTGTCCCGGCAGACCGCGAGTCTCCAATGACGCGGAGCGAGCCGTCCCCCAGTCGTGCCCAGCATCCCTCGCCCACACAGAAACCCAACACCTGCTGCTTCTGCTGGTGCTGCTGCTGTAGCTGCTCATG TCTCACTGTTAGGAGTGAAGATGACAAGCGCGAGCAGAGGAAAGCCCAGGAGACAAGGCTGGAGCCCTTTCCATGTGAACCTTG ccCCAAACCGACGATAGAAGATATTAAACAGTGGGCGCAGTCTTTCGATAAGCTGATGAAGAACCCAGCAGGACGGAACAAGTTCCGTGAGTTCCTGCGGACGGAGTACAGTGAGGAGAACATGCTCTTCTGGCTGGCCTGCGAGGACCTGAAGAATGAGATCAACAAGAGTGCCATCGAGGAGAAGACTCGTTTGATCTATGAAGACTACATCTCCATCCTCTCGCCCAAAGAG GTGAGTCTGGACTCTCGTGTAAGGGAAGTGATCAACAGGAGGTTGCAGGATCCCACCCCTCACATATTTGAGGACGCACAGCTGCAGATCTACACTCTCATGCACAGAGACTCTTACCCACGATTCCTCAACTCCTCTGTCTACAGATCACTGGTGCAGGGGGGCTCACGCTCCTCATCCGAGTCATAG